In one Parvibaculum sp. genomic region, the following are encoded:
- a CDS encoding AMP-binding protein, protein MPALRAPLIHPFSNFDVPHLLAVHVAARGAHPFLIWEPFEGEAKTWSYRAFAHEVQAVAAGLKARGVKAGERVLIHLDNCPESLIAWYACAHLGAVAVTTNARSVADDLIYFSEHAAVVGAITQPGFASLVASSCKNIKWLAVTVTDNGAAPKDANRPPKSESFAALYGDPADAPLRAPDPMLPVGVQYTSGTTSRPKGVVWTHANALWGAKLCAMHEDLRPSDVHLTYLPLFHTNAQSYSVLAALWVGATVVLQPRFSASRFWRVSAKHGCTWTSMVPFCVRALMGQEKPKSHSYRIWGNGISAPPTDVHFGVKTIGWWGMTETITHGIVGDVHLPNRPMSIGKPATSYEIAILREDGTPVDPGETGELLVRGVPGLSLFAEYLNNPEATAKSFDEQGYFITGDRVTLGEDGFISFADRDKDMLKVGGENVAASEIERVVMTVPGIQECAVVAKRDPMLDEVPVAFLLVPGGEAAAPRDLQAQVMAACEKGLADFKRPREIRIVDSFPRSTLEKIAKAELRRLVDGAA, encoded by the coding sequence ATGCCGGCATTGCGCGCGCCACTCATTCATCCGTTCTCGAATTTCGACGTGCCGCATCTGCTTGCGGTGCATGTCGCGGCGCGGGGCGCGCATCCCTTCCTGATCTGGGAGCCCTTCGAGGGCGAGGCCAAGACCTGGAGCTATCGCGCCTTTGCGCATGAGGTGCAGGCAGTGGCCGCCGGGCTCAAGGCGCGCGGCGTCAAAGCCGGCGAGCGTGTGCTGATCCATCTCGACAATTGTCCCGAAAGCCTGATCGCCTGGTATGCCTGCGCCCATCTCGGCGCGGTCGCCGTCACTACCAATGCGCGCTCGGTCGCCGACGATCTGATTTATTTCAGCGAGCACGCGGCCGTTGTCGGCGCGATCACGCAGCCGGGTTTCGCTTCGCTTGTGGCGTCGTCCTGCAAGAACATCAAATGGCTTGCCGTCACCGTGACCGATAATGGCGCGGCGCCGAAGGATGCGAACCGTCCGCCGAAGTCCGAAAGCTTCGCCGCGCTTTACGGCGATCCCGCCGATGCACCGCTTCGCGCGCCCGATCCGATGCTGCCGGTCGGCGTTCAGTACACGTCGGGCACGACCTCGCGGCCCAAGGGCGTTGTCTGGACGCATGCCAATGCGCTCTGGGGCGCCAAGCTCTGTGCGATGCATGAAGACCTCCGTCCGTCCGACGTGCATCTCACCTATCTGCCGCTCTTCCACACCAATGCGCAGTCCTATTCGGTGCTGGCTGCGCTCTGGGTCGGCGCGACGGTGGTGTTGCAGCCGCGCTTTTCGGCGTCGCGTTTCTGGCGCGTTTCGGCGAAACATGGCTGTACATGGACCTCGATGGTGCCGTTCTGCGTGCGCGCGCTGATGGGACAGGAAAAGCCGAAGTCGCACAGCTACCGGATTTGGGGCAACGGCATTTCGGCGCCACCGACCGATGTGCATTTCGGCGTCAAGACGATCGGCTGGTGGGGCATGACCGAAACGATCACCCACGGCATTGTCGGCGACGTGCATCTGCCCAATCGTCCAATGTCGATCGGCAAGCCGGCGACTTCCTACGAAATCGCGATCCTGCGCGAGGACGGAACGCCGGTCGACCCCGGCGAAACCGGCGAGCTGCTGGTGCGCGGCGTGCCGGGCCTGTCGCTCTTCGCCGAATATCTGAACAACCCGGAAGCGACCGCGAAGAGTTTCGACGAACAAGGCTATTTCATCACCGGCGACCGCGTGACGCTGGGCGAGGACGGTTTCATCTCCTTCGCCGACCGCGACAAGGACATGCTGAAGGTCGGCGGCGAGAACGTCGCGGCCTCCGAGATCGAACGTGTGGTGATGACGGTGCCGGGCATCCAGGAATGCGCCGTCGTCGCCAAACGCGATCCGATGCTCGATGAAGTGCCGGTTGCCTTCCTGCTGGTGCCGGGCGGCGAGGCGGCGGCGCCCCGCGACCTTCAGGCGCAGGTCATGGCGGCCTGCGAGAAGGGCCTTGCGGATTTCAAGCGCCCGCGCGAAATTCGGATTGTCGACTCGTTCCCGCGCTCCACGCTCGAGAAAATAGCCAAGGCCGAACTCCGCCGTCTCGTCGACGGCGCCGCCTGA
- a CDS encoding AMP-binding protein, whose translation MSLAEQDAPAPFKPLKQKPPKISVRRESDGTFYISSDYPLGEMKRSVVHILEERAAMHPQRRFIGERGPDGAWRFIGYGEANVKANAVASALLARGMNADTPLMVLSSNSIAHAVMALGAMKAGVPVAPVSVPYSLMSSDFSKLRHVVGLTKPKMIFADHGDLYGKAIAAVGEGAEIVTCTGSVAGATSFDDLVAMPVSNAVAASMEKIGHDTVAKYLFTSGSTGMPKGVIQTHRMMMAQIAAGEALRSEAPDPDEVPQSLEWMPWNHISAGNIGFNGNMNAGGTVYLDAGKPIPGMFDQTIANLRDVSPRVFGSAPVAFAMLADAMERDPTLRANFFRNLEYMGYGGATLSSDIYDRMQALAVAETGFRIPLTTMYGATETQGITVVHWVTERVGLVGLPVPGITLKLVPNGAKLEVRVKGPTVTPGYLNDPKKTAEVFDEEGFYSLGDAAKFLDESKPELGLVFDGRVTEDFKLSSGTWVSTGTLRADAVAACTPLIQDAVVCGLDKPYIALLAWPNVAAARKIAGLADDAAPEEAIAHPKVAAHLREALARHNKAGGGSSTRIARIHLMLEPPSIDGHEITDKGYVNQAATASRRAPLVERLYAEPAPEDVIVV comes from the coding sequence ATGAGCCTTGCCGAACAAGACGCGCCGGCGCCGTTCAAGCCGCTGAAGCAGAAGCCGCCGAAAATCTCCGTCCGCCGCGAGAGCGACGGCACTTTCTATATTTCGTCCGACTATCCGCTCGGCGAAATGAAGCGCAGCGTCGTCCACATTCTCGAGGAACGCGCCGCGATGCATCCGCAGCGCCGTTTCATTGGCGAGCGCGGACCGGATGGCGCCTGGCGTTTCATCGGCTATGGCGAGGCCAATGTGAAGGCCAATGCGGTGGCAAGTGCGCTGCTGGCGCGCGGCATGAATGCCGACACGCCGCTGATGGTGCTTTCGAGCAATTCGATCGCCCATGCGGTGATGGCGCTCGGCGCCATGAAGGCGGGCGTGCCGGTCGCGCCGGTCAGCGTTCCCTATTCGCTGATGAGTTCGGATTTCTCGAAGCTGCGCCATGTCGTTGGGCTGACGAAGCCGAAGATGATCTTTGCCGATCACGGCGATCTCTATGGCAAGGCCATCGCGGCGGTCGGCGAAGGCGCCGAGATCGTCACCTGCACCGGCAGCGTCGCGGGCGCCACATCCTTCGACGATCTCGTCGCGATGCCGGTCAGCAATGCCGTTGCCGCATCGATGGAAAAGATCGGCCACGACACGGTGGCGAAATATCTCTTCACCTCCGGTTCGACCGGCATGCCGAAAGGCGTCATCCAGACGCATCGCATGATGATGGCGCAGATCGCCGCCGGCGAGGCATTGCGCAGCGAAGCGCCGGACCCGGACGAAGTTCCGCAAAGCCTCGAATGGATGCCGTGGAATCACATCTCGGCCGGCAATATCGGCTTCAACGGCAACATGAATGCCGGCGGCACGGTCTATCTCGATGCCGGCAAGCCGATCCCCGGCATGTTCGACCAGACCATCGCCAATCTGCGCGACGTGTCGCCCCGCGTCTTCGGCTCGGCACCGGTCGCTTTCGCGATGCTTGCCGACGCGATGGAGCGCGACCCGACTTTGCGCGCCAATTTCTTCCGCAATCTCGAATATATGGGCTATGGCGGTGCGACGCTGTCGAGCGACATCTACGACCGGATGCAGGCGCTCGCTGTCGCCGAGACCGGGTTCCGCATTCCGCTGACCACGATGTACGGCGCGACCGAGACGCAAGGCATCACCGTCGTTCACTGGGTGACGGAGCGCGTCGGCCTTGTTGGCCTGCCGGTGCCGGGCATCACGCTGAAGCTGGTGCCGAACGGCGCCAAGCTCGAAGTGCGCGTCAAGGGCCCGACGGTGACGCCGGGCTATCTCAACGATCCGAAAAAGACCGCGGAAGTTTTCGACGAAGAAGGTTTCTACAGCCTCGGCGATGCGGCGAAATTCCTCGACGAGAGCAAGCCCGAGCTCGGCCTCGTGTTCGACGGCCGCGTGACGGAGGATTTCAAGCTTTCCTCCGGCACCTGGGTCTCGACCGGCACGCTCCGCGCCGACGCGGTCGCCGCCTGTACGCCGCTCATACAGGACGCGGTCGTCTGCGGCCTCGACAAACCTTACATTGCGCTGCTCGCCTGGCCGAACGTCGCGGCGGCGCGCAAGATTGCGGGGCTCGCCGACGACGCCGCGCCGGAAGAAGCGATCGCGCATCCGAAGGTTGCCGCGCATCTGCGCGAGGCGCTGGCGCGCCACAACAAGGCGGGCGGCGGTTCCTCGACGCGCATCGCGCGCATTCACCTGATGCTGGAGCCGCCCTCAATCGACGGTCACGAAATCACCGACAAGGGCTATGTCAATCAGGCGGCCACGGCATCGCGCCGCGCGCCTCTCGTCGAGCGGCTCTATGCCGAGCCCGCGCCCGAAGACGTGATCGTCGTCTGA
- a CDS encoding alpha/beta hydrolase → MSLDPQAKAILDALAADPDAPRLIDLPPAQGREMYRAMAQAMDLQGVAIGKVEDRAIPGPEGDIPVRIYTPVAAGGTVPALVYFHGGGWVIGDLDTHDALCRTLANEAGCKVIAVDYRLAPEHPFPAAFDDCLAAVKWVEKNASEIGIDPNRIAVAGDSAGGNLAAAIALQAKADKGPHIAFQLLIYPVTDAPRGTKSYKDFAEGYFLEAEGMDWFWNHYVTSAGAEAEDARHSPLRAASLAGLPPAYVVTAGFDVLRDEGKAYAEALKKAGVAVEYVNYEGMIHGFFNLQGALDVARDAVKAAAKALKEALA, encoded by the coding sequence ATGTCACTCGATCCACAGGCGAAAGCGATCCTCGATGCGCTGGCCGCCGATCCGGATGCGCCGCGCCTGATCGACCTGCCGCCCGCGCAGGGCCGCGAAATGTATCGCGCGATGGCGCAGGCGATGGACCTGCAGGGCGTCGCCATCGGCAAGGTCGAAGACCGCGCGATCCCCGGACCTGAAGGCGACATTCCCGTCCGCATCTACACGCCTGTTGCGGCCGGCGGCACGGTGCCGGCGCTGGTTTACTTCCATGGCGGCGGCTGGGTGATCGGCGATCTCGACACGCATGACGCGCTGTGCCGTACACTTGCCAACGAGGCGGGTTGCAAGGTGATCGCGGTCGATTACCGCCTTGCGCCGGAACATCCCTTTCCCGCCGCCTTCGACGATTGCCTGGCCGCCGTGAAATGGGTGGAGAAGAACGCCTCCGAAATCGGCATCGATCCCAACCGTATCGCGGTCGCGGGCGACAGCGCCGGCGGCAATCTCGCCGCCGCCATCGCGTTGCAGGCGAAAGCCGACAAGGGCCCGCACATTGCCTTCCAGCTTCTGATCTATCCAGTGACCGACGCACCGCGCGGCACGAAATCCTACAAGGATTTCGCGGAAGGATATTTTCTCGAAGCCGAGGGCATGGACTGGTTCTGGAACCACTACGTCACAAGCGCCGGCGCGGAGGCGGAGGATGCGCGTCATTCGCCGTTGCGCGCCGCCTCGCTTGCCGGGTTGCCGCCGGCCTATGTCGTCACCGCCGGCTTCGACGTGCTGCGCGACGAGGGCAAGGCCTATGCCGAGGCGCTGAAGAAGGCGGGCGTCGCCGTCGAATATGTCAACTACGAAGGCATGATCCACGGCTTCTTCAACCTGCAGGGCGCGCTCGACGTCGCGCGCGACGCGGTGAAGGCGGCGGCCAAGGCGTTGAAGGAAGCGCTGGCCTGA
- a CDS encoding fatty acid--CoA ligase yields MANTAQVRSVADITRVWAAAAPDSIAQVFEGRETGYGELDRRASQVAQALIADGCKPDARIGFMGKGSDRYFEMLYGAFKAKAVVVGVNWRLAAPEVVYVLNDSRTEILFVGAEFYDMVEKVLPECPTVRKVVALDGGRNDWTSFDDWRNAASDADPMLPADADDDVIQLYTSGTTGHPKGVQLTNANYLSIFDQGEKAGWANWGQGEVALVCMPLFHVAGVNIGLIGNIHGCKNIILKDVDPQAILKLIESEKINIAFMVPAVILFLLQQPNMGTTDVSSVRQIIYGASPIAEDVLRRAQETFKGADFVQVYGLTETAGGATNLPPEAHDPARGKLRSCGVPNPGMDVRVVDDKGESVPVGDVGEIVIRGASIMKGYWNRPDATKDAIRDGWFYTGDAGFFDTEGYLFIHDRVKDMIVSGGENIYPAEVENALFGHEAIADAAVIGVPDEKWGEAVKAIVVLKPGQKASAEDVIAFAKTRIASYKVPKSVDFIEALPRNPSGKILRRELRAPYWEGRTRMVN; encoded by the coding sequence ATGGCGAACACGGCACAGGTGCGTTCGGTCGCGGACATTACCCGCGTCTGGGCTGCGGCGGCGCCCGACAGCATCGCGCAGGTCTTCGAAGGCCGGGAGACCGGCTATGGCGAGCTCGACCGCCGCGCCAGCCAGGTCGCACAGGCGCTGATCGCAGATGGCTGCAAGCCCGATGCGCGCATCGGCTTCATGGGCAAGGGGTCGGACCGCTATTTCGAAATGCTCTACGGCGCCTTCAAGGCCAAGGCCGTCGTGGTCGGCGTCAACTGGCGGCTGGCCGCGCCCGAGGTTGTCTATGTGCTGAACGACAGCCGCACCGAGATCCTTTTCGTCGGCGCGGAATTCTACGACATGGTCGAGAAGGTGCTGCCGGAATGTCCGACCGTGCGCAAGGTCGTGGCGCTCGATGGCGGCCGCAACGACTGGACCTCGTTCGACGACTGGCGCAACGCGGCCAGCGATGCCGATCCGATGCTGCCGGCTGACGCCGACGACGATGTGATCCAGCTCTATACCAGCGGCACGACCGGGCACCCGAAGGGTGTGCAGCTGACCAATGCCAATTATCTCTCGATTTTCGATCAGGGCGAGAAGGCCGGCTGGGCCAATTGGGGCCAGGGCGAAGTGGCGCTGGTCTGCATGCCGCTGTTCCACGTCGCCGGCGTCAATATCGGCCTGATCGGCAATATCCACGGCTGCAAGAACATCATTCTCAAGGATGTCGATCCGCAGGCGATCCTGAAGCTGATCGAAAGCGAGAAAATCAACATCGCCTTCATGGTGCCGGCGGTGATCCTGTTCCTGCTCCAGCAGCCGAACATGGGCACGACCGATGTGTCGTCGGTCCGCCAGATCATCTATGGCGCTTCGCCGATTGCCGAGGACGTGCTTCGGCGGGCGCAGGAAACCTTCAAGGGCGCCGATTTCGTGCAGGTCTACGGCCTCACCGAAACGGCGGGCGGCGCGACCAACCTGCCGCCGGAAGCGCATGATCCGGCGCGCGGCAAGCTGCGCTCCTGCGGCGTGCCGAATCCGGGCATGGATGTGCGCGTTGTCGACGACAAGGGCGAAAGCGTGCCCGTCGGCGATGTCGGCGAGATCGTCATTCGCGGCGCCTCGATCATGAAGGGCTACTGGAACCGGCCCGACGCCACGAAAGACGCCATCCGCGACGGATGGTTCTATACGGGCGATGCCGGCTTTTTCGACACGGAGGGTTATCTCTTCATCCATGACCGGGTGAAGGACATGATCGTTTCGGGCGGCGAGAACATCTATCCGGCCGAGGTCGAGAATGCGCTGTTCGGCCATGAGGCGATCGCGGACGCCGCCGTCATCGGCGTGCCGGACGAGAAATGGGGCGAGGCGGTCAAGGCCATCGTGGTGCTGAAGCCCGGCCAGAAGGCGTCGGCCGAAGATGTCATTGCCTTCGCCAAGACGCGTATCGCCAGCTACAAGGTGCCGAAATCGGTCGACTTCATCGAGGCGCTGCCGCGCAACCCGTCGGGCAAGATCCTGCGGCGCGAGCTGCGCGCGCCTTACTGGGAAGGTCGCACGCGCATGGTCAACTGA
- a CDS encoding carboxymuconolactone decarboxylase family protein, with protein sequence MARIPYFDPAKAEGRAKAVYEKLPNLNIFRMLGHSGDMIDGFIKLGNAILIHSELDPVLREIAIVRTGVLRGSKYEVYQHEAISRKLGMSEELIKAIHEGPEARVFDETQRQVMRFTDDVVKNTRASDATFNPLAEKLGHKQLQELVVTIGFYTLVSNFLETFDVDIEDAGHKSGVKLPGMQD encoded by the coding sequence ATGGCCCGCATCCCCTATTTCGATCCGGCCAAGGCCGAAGGCCGCGCCAAGGCGGTCTACGAGAAGCTGCCCAACCTCAACATTTTCCGCATGCTCGGCCATTCGGGCGACATGATCGACGGCTTCATCAAGCTCGGAAATGCAATCCTGATCCACAGCGAACTCGATCCGGTCTTGCGGGAAATCGCCATTGTGCGCACCGGCGTTCTGCGCGGCTCGAAATACGAGGTCTATCAGCACGAGGCGATCTCGCGGAAGCTTGGCATGTCCGAGGAACTCATCAAGGCGATCCACGAAGGGCCGGAGGCACGGGTCTTCGACGAGACGCAACGCCAGGTGATGCGCTTCACCGACGATGTGGTGAAGAACACCCGCGCTTCCGACGCAACCTTCAATCCGCTGGCCGAAAAACTCGGCCACAAGCAATTGCAGGAGCTGGTCGTGACCATCGGCTTCTACACGCTTGTCTCGAACTTCCTCGAGACCTTCGATGTCGATATCGAGGATGCGGGGCATAAATCGGGCGTCAAGCTGCCGGGCATGCAGGACTGA
- a CDS encoding FAD-binding oxidoreductase — protein sequence MTIDRQTLRWNGWGPVKQPNPLPADAAQWSWIEETLGMSRLPLTPAMPLADIRLPHCRISNATQEKLRGIVGDNQFRTDEYERAFHARGKSYHDLLYVRAGKLDMAPDAVIYPRGAEETLAIVKLCAEEGIALIPYGGGSSVVGGINAVSKTLGGAVLTLDTTLMTRIVQIDKVSMTARIEAGIYGPALEEQLQAHGVTLGHYPQSFEYSTLGGWIAARGAGQQSNRYGKAEKWLVSAKLATPKGFWTTEATPASAAGPNLNQLVAGSEGTLGVICEATVKIHDLPERKDYRGYLFKNFAAGVEAARRINHAEIPVAMVRLSDAPETYFFQTFSATGSGGLKAKLQRAYLKMKGFDDAPCLMLIGHEGEKDTVIWAQEQTEAICKRLGALALGTGPGKRWFHGRFNGPAIRDPMMDRGIGVDTLETSTRWSNIANLHEKVVAAIDGAMSANMPEQHARGIVMAHVSHSYPDGSSLYFTFIFPRQLDREIAQWQAIKRAASDAILMNGGTISHHHGVGTDHVPWLAEEKGEIGMSLLKATKREMDPKGVMNPGKLFA from the coding sequence ATGACCATCGACCGACAGACGCTGCGCTGGAACGGCTGGGGCCCGGTGAAGCAGCCGAACCCGCTGCCCGCCGACGCCGCCCAATGGAGCTGGATCGAGGAAACGCTCGGCATGAGCCGGCTGCCGCTGACGCCGGCGATGCCGCTGGCCGACATCCGCCTGCCGCATTGCCGCATTTCCAACGCGACGCAGGAAAAGCTGCGCGGCATTGTCGGCGACAACCAGTTCCGCACCGACGAATACGAACGCGCCTTTCACGCGCGCGGCAAGTCCTATCACGACCTGCTTTATGTACGCGCGGGCAAGCTCGACATGGCGCCCGACGCCGTCATCTATCCGCGCGGGGCCGAGGAAACGCTCGCCATCGTCAAGCTCTGCGCCGAGGAAGGCATCGCACTGATCCCCTATGGCGGCGGCTCGTCGGTGGTGGGCGGCATCAATGCGGTCTCGAAAACGCTCGGCGGCGCCGTGCTGACGCTCGACACGACGCTGATGACGCGCATCGTGCAGATCGACAAGGTGTCGATGACGGCGCGCATCGAGGCCGGTATCTACGGGCCGGCGCTTGAGGAACAGTTGCAGGCGCATGGCGTGACGCTCGGCCATTATCCGCAGAGCTTCGAATATTCGACGCTGGGCGGCTGGATCGCGGCGCGCGGCGCGGGGCAGCAATCCAACCGCTACGGCAAGGCCGAGAAATGGCTGGTCTCGGCGAAGCTCGCGACGCCGAAAGGTTTCTGGACGACCGAGGCGACGCCCGCCTCCGCCGCCGGCCCGAACCTCAACCAGCTGGTCGCGGGTTCGGAAGGCACGCTCGGCGTCATCTGCGAGGCGACGGTGAAAATCCATGACCTGCCGGAGCGCAAGGATTATCGCGGCTATCTGTTCAAGAATTTCGCCGCCGGTGTCGAGGCGGCGCGGCGCATCAACCACGCCGAAATTCCGGTCGCAATGGTGCGCCTGTCGGACGCGCCCGAAACCTATTTCTTCCAGACTTTTTCCGCGACGGGCTCGGGCGGACTGAAGGCCAAGCTGCAACGCGCCTATCTGAAAATGAAGGGCTTCGACGACGCACCCTGCCTGATGCTGATCGGCCATGAAGGCGAGAAGGACACGGTGATCTGGGCGCAGGAGCAGACCGAAGCGATCTGCAAACGGCTCGGCGCGCTGGCGCTGGGCACCGGGCCCGGCAAGCGCTGGTTTCACGGCCGCTTCAACGGTCCGGCGATCCGCGACCCGATGATGGATCGCGGCATCGGCGTCGACACGCTCGAAACCTCGACGCGCTGGTCGAACATTGCCAATCTGCACGAGAAGGTCGTGGCCGCCATCGACGGCGCGATGAGCGCCAACATGCCCGAGCAACATGCGCGCGGCATTGTGATGGCGCATGTCAGCCATTCCTATCCCGACGGATCGAGCCTCTATTTCACCTTCATCTTCCCGCGCCAGCTCGACCGCGAAATCGCGCAATGGCAGGCGATCAAGCGCGCCGCCTCCGACGCGATCCTGATGAACGGCGGCACGATCAGCCATCATCACGGCGTCGGCACCGACCATGTGCCGTGGCTGGCGGAGGAAAAAGGCGAGATCGGTATGTCGCTGCTGAAAGCGACGAAGCGCGAGATGGACCCGAAAGGCGTGATGAATCCGGGAAAGCTGTTCGCCTAG
- a CDS encoding DUF924 family protein, whose product MAENVRPRDVLDFWFAAGPEKWFTKSDAFDADIRRSFGALHGEAVAGRHDGWADEPRGALALILVLDQFSRNLWRNDHRAFAQDAKALALADECVRRRFDVETPQTARKWFYMPYMHSEDLAAQERGLVYFAERLDDPDTMRHAVEHADIIRRFGRFPHRNAVLGRRTTPEEQSFLDEGGFSG is encoded by the coding sequence ATGGCGGAGAACGTCCGCCCGCGCGATGTGCTCGATTTCTGGTTCGCCGCCGGGCCGGAAAAATGGTTCACGAAGAGCGATGCCTTCGATGCCGATATCCGCCGTTCGTTCGGTGCGCTGCATGGCGAGGCGGTTGCCGGCAGGCATGACGGCTGGGCGGACGAGCCGCGCGGCGCGCTGGCGCTGATCCTGGTGCTCGACCAGTTCTCGCGCAATCTCTGGCGTAACGACCACCGCGCCTTCGCGCAGGACGCAAAAGCGCTGGCGCTGGCCGACGAGTGCGTGCGCCGCCGCTTCGACGTCGAGACGCCGCAGACGGCGCGCAAATGGTTCTACATGCCCTACATGCATTCGGAAGACCTCGCGGCGCAGGAGCGCGGCCTCGTCTATTTCGCCGAACGTCTCGACGATCCCGACACCATGCGCCACGCCGTCGAACATGCCGACATCATCCGCCGCTTCGGCCGCTTCCCGCATCGCAATGCCGTGCTCGGCCGCCGCACCACGCCGGAGGAGCAGAGCTTCCTCGACGAAGGCGGTTTTTCGGGCTGA
- a CDS encoding SulP family inorganic anion transporter, whose amino-acid sequence MSQRAPAPPPSSSLLVPKLVTVLREGYGFAAFRADFIAGLTVAIVALPLAMALAIASGTTPDKGLITAVVAGFLISALGGSRYQIGGPTGAFVVVVFNVIAIHGYDGLVIATAMAGIMLVGAGLLRVGAFIKYVPQPVVTGFTAGIAVIIAVSQVKDFLGLSLDHEPAEFFEKVMALGAALPGVAAPTLAVALGALAIILLVRRYRPEWPAFLIAVVVAAAAVASLGIETDTIGSRFAGLEPSFALPDFPHVTMERIVTLFPSAFTIAFLAGVESLLSAMVADSMTGRRHRSNCELIAQGIANCASAGIGGLPATGAIARTATNIRAGARGPVAGMLHAVFILAFMLFLWPLTGFVPLAALAAVLLVVAWNMSEIDKFRHLMKAPAGDRAVLLITFALTVAVDLTVAIQVGVVLAAVLFMHRMSEAVEVQADLKVIDEDVADDAPHLQRPVEEHELPPGVVSSVIRGPFFFGVAMRLGETLDRIGAPPRVLILRMRAVPMIDASGASAIDTLIARCRRHGTAVLITGLQKQPRLILRKMGVTADPLVRLVPGIDEALVLAREIVAGD is encoded by the coding sequence ATGTCGCAGCGGGCGCCCGCGCCGCCGCCATCCTCGTCGCTTCTCGTCCCGAAGCTCGTCACCGTGCTTCGCGAGGGCTACGGCTTTGCGGCCTTCCGCGCCGATTTCATCGCCGGTCTGACGGTCGCCATCGTCGCGCTGCCGCTCGCCATGGCGCTTGCCATCGCCAGCGGCACGACGCCCGACAAGGGCCTCATCACCGCGGTCGTCGCCGGCTTCCTGATTTCGGCGCTTGGCGGCAGCCGCTACCAGATCGGCGGGCCGACCGGCGCCTTCGTCGTCGTCGTCTTCAACGTCATCGCGATCCACGGCTATGACGGCCTTGTCATCGCGACCGCGATGGCCGGAATCATGCTGGTCGGCGCGGGGCTGCTGCGCGTCGGCGCCTTCATCAAATATGTGCCGCAGCCGGTCGTCACCGGCTTCACCGCCGGCATCGCGGTCATCATCGCGGTGAGCCAGGTGAAGGATTTCCTGGGGCTGTCGCTCGACCACGAGCCGGCCGAGTTTTTCGAGAAGGTCATGGCGCTCGGCGCGGCGCTGCCGGGCGTCGCGGCGCCGACGCTTGCGGTGGCGCTCGGTGCGCTCGCCATCATTCTGCTGGTGCGGCGCTATCGTCCCGAATGGCCGGCCTTCCTGATCGCGGTTGTGGTCGCCGCCGCCGCCGTCGCGTCGCTCGGTATCGAGACCGACACGATCGGATCGCGGTTTGCCGGGCTCGAACCCAGCTTCGCGCTGCCCGATTTCCCGCATGTGACGATGGAGCGGATCGTCACGCTATTCCCGAGCGCCTTCACCATCGCCTTTCTGGCCGGTGTCGAGTCGCTCCTGTCGGCCATGGTCGCCGACAGCATGACCGGGCGGCGTCACCGCTCCAATTGCGAGCTCATCGCGCAGGGCATCGCCAATTGCGCCTCGGCCGGCATCGGCGGTCTGCCGGCGACCGGCGCCATCGCGCGCACCGCCACCAACATCCGCGCCGGCGCGCGCGGGCCCGTTGCCGGCATGTTGCATGCGGTTTTCATTCTGGCCTTCATGCTTTTCCTCTGGCCGCTCACCGGTTTCGTCCCGCTGGCGGCGCTCGCCGCCGTGCTGCTGGTGGTCGCCTGGAACATGAGCGAAATCGACAAGTTCCGCCATTTGATGAAGGCGCCGGCCGGCGACCGCGCCGTGTTGCTCATCACTTTCGCGCTCACCGTTGCGGTCGATCTGACGGTTGCGATCCAGGTCGGCGTCGTGCTTGCGGCCGTTCTTTTCATGCACCGCATGTCCGAGGCGGTCGAGGTGCAGGCCGATCTCAAGGTCATCGACGAGGATGTTGCCGACGACGCGCCGCATCTCCAGCGCCCGGTCGAGGAACATGAGCTGCCGCCGGGCGTCGTCTCCAGCGTCATCCGGGGGCCGTTCTTTTTCGGTGTCGCGATGCGGCTCGGCGAAACGCTCGACCGCATCGGCGCGCCGCCGCGCGTGCTGATCCTCCGGATGCGCGCCGTGCCGATGATCGATGCCTCGGGCGCGTCCGCCATCGATACGCTGATCGCGCGTTGCCGCCGTCACGGCACGGCCGTGCTGATTACCGGCCTCCAGAAGCAGCCGCGTCTCATCCTGCGCAAGATGGGCGTCACCGCCGATCCGCTGGTCAGGCTCGTCCCCGGCATCGACGAGGCGCTGGTTCTGGCGCGCGAGATTGTGGCGGGAGACTAG